The Deinococcus sp. KNUC1210 nucleotide sequence GCCGAGCCGAAGGTCAGCTACGTGGCGGGGCTGCTGAGCAAGGAAAACGCTCCCGGCGTGCTGGTCAGCGTGTCGGATTACGTCAAGCTGGGGGCCGACGGTCTGAACGGACACCTCGACCGCAAGCTCTGGACCCTGGGCACCGACGGCTTTGGCCGCAGCGAGGCCCGCGAGGAACTGCGCGACTTCTTCGAGGTGGACGCGAAGCATATCGTGGTCGCCACGCTGTACGCCCTGCTGCGCGACAAGAAGATCAAGGCCGACGTGGTAGCGAAGGCCATCGCCGAGTACGGCATCGACCCGGAGCGGCTGGCGCCGGTCTTCCGGTAAGAGAGAGTGATGCGTGATGGGTGAGGTGGAGTCGAAGGGACGCAGCTCCAGCTAAGTTGCTGGAGACAGCGCTCAAAACGACTCTTCCAGCGTCTCATCACGCATCACCCAAATTTTCTCACTCCTTCCAATCCCGATTCATTCCTAGGAGCCACACCCTATGCCAACAAACGTAACCCTTCCCGAAGTGGGCGACAACATCGAACAGGGCACCGTCGTGACCGTGCTGGTCAAGGCGGGCGACACCATCGCGGAAGGTCAGGCGATCATCGAGATCGAGACCGACAAAGCGGTGGTCGAAGTGCCCGCCAGCGCTGCCGGAACGGTGGCCGAGGTGCTGGTCAAGGAAGGTGACAGCGTGCAGGTGGGCGGCACGATCCTGACGCTTCAGGACGAGGCGGGGGAGACGACCGCTGCCGCTGCTGCGCCTGCCAGCACGCCCGAAGCCGAGCCGGACGTGGCTCCGGTCGCCACTGACACGGCCACCGCGCAGAATGTGGCGCAGGCTCAGCAGGCGGCGCAGAAGGAGCAGGCCGCGCCCACAGCTCCGGCGGCTCCTGCCCCCGCTGCGAGCAGCCAGGACGTAACCCTTCCTGAAGTGGGCGACAACGTGGAGCAGGGCACCGTCGTGACTGTACTGGTCAAAGCGGGCGACACCATCACGGAAGGTCAGGCGATCATCGAGATCGAGACCGATAAAGCGGTGGTCGAAGTGCCCGCCAGCGCTGCCGGAACGGTGGCCGAGGTGCGCGTGAAGGAAGGCGACACCGTGAAGGTGGGGGGCGTGATTCTGACGCTTCAGGGCGGCGCAGCTCCTTCCGGCGGCCCGTCCGCCGACTTTCAGCAGCCGCAGAGCGCCTTCGAGGCCGGCACTGCCCGCGATTCTCAGGGCGCAGGCGAGCAGCCCGCTGCCGAGAATCCCCAGGCGTCGGGGACGTACAACACCCAGATCTACGACCAGAAACGCACCTTCGATGGCCGCGACGTGATTCACGCGGCTCCCAGCGTGCGCCGTCTGGCCCGCGAACTGGGTGTGGACCTCGCCCGCGTGCGCGGAAGTGGCCCCGCCGGGCGTATTTCCGACGGCGACGTGCGTTCGGCGGTAGGCGGCGCGGCCCCGGCTGCCGCAGCACCTGCCCAGGCAGCACCCGCTCAGCCAGTCGTGGCCCAGGCTTCCGCAGGACAGGCCGCCGTTCAGCCTCAGGCCGCTGCGCCCTCGGTGTCCGAGCAGACTCCTGCCAGTCCTGCTTCCCCGGTCATCAAGCTCCCAGATTTTGAGAAATGGGGCACGGTGCGCCGCGAGGACATGAGCGGCATCCGCAAGGCCACCGTTCGCAGCATGAGCAATGCCTGGGCCAGCGTGCCGATGGTCACGCAGTTCGATAAGGCCGATGTAACCCGCATGGAAGAGGTTCGCAAGCAGTTTGCCGCCAGAGTCGAGAAGGCAGGCGGCAAGCTCACCATGACCCACATTCTGATGAAGGTGGTCGCGGGGGCGCTCCGCAAATTCCCGAAATTTGGGGCGAGCCTCGATCTTGCCAACAACCAGGTCATCTACAAGGACTATGTGAATCTGGGCGTGGCGGTCGATACGCCGGTCGGTCTGCTGGTGCCTGTTCTCAAGGACGCCGACCGCAAGAGCATCACCGAGATCGTGCTGGAGCTGAACGAACTGGCCGGCAAGGCCCGTGACCGCAAGCTGAAGCCCGATGAGATGGCCGGCGCGACCTTCACGATTTCCAATCTCGGCGGCATCGGCGGATACGCCTTCACACCGATTGTCAATCCGCCGGAAGTAGCGATCCTGGGCGTGTCACGTGGCGGCTTCGAGCCGGTCTGGAACAAGGACACCCAGAGCTTCGAGCCGCGCAACATGCTGCCGCTGAGCCTGAGTTACGACCACCGCCTGATCGACGGGGCCGACGCTGCCCGCTTCGTGCGCTTCATCTGCGAGACGCTGGAAGATCCTTTCCTGATCTCGCTGTAAAACGTTTCGAACGAGTTGAAGGCGGCGACTTCCTGCACGGGGGTCGCCGCCCTCTTTGGCCCACGCAAAACCCCGGCGAAGTGTTCAGGCGAACCGAGGCAAGCTCATGCTGACCGGGCCTACGCTGAACGCATCTCCCCGTTTTCGGCAGGCAGGCAGCCGGGGGTATCCCCATTCAGGAGGGTTGATATGACGCAGAGTGATGACCGCTATCAGGCACTTCAGGACGCGGGCGACGTGACCGCCGACGCGGAAGACCTCTCGGCCACCGAGCAGGAGCAGATGAAGATTCACGAGGGGCGCGGCGCACGGCAGGAGCAGGGAGCCGAGGCGTCTGAAGAGTACGTGGACGAGCACACCACCGGGGACAACAACCCCACACCCGATCTGCCGACCGACCTGGCCTGAATTCGCGGCTGGTTGTTCAGCACACGAAACGCGGGACTCGCTGAAAAGGGCGAGTCCCGCGTCGTTGTTCCGGCTTACTGCGCTGCCAGCCCTGTCTGATCCTGTCCGCTGGCGCTGCCGAGAGCAGCGAGCGCCTGCCACAGCGACACGAGCGCCTGAGCGCGGGCGTACTGGGCCTTCTTCAGCGCCAGCTGACTCTGGAGGAGCTGCACCGCGCTGATGGTGCCGCTGGTATACCTCACGTTGTCCTGCTTGTAGGTGGCCTGCGCGTTGGCCTCGGCCTGAATGGCGGTCTGATAGCTGGCCTGGGCCGCCTCGGCGCTGCTCTGGGCCGTTGCCAGGGTGGTGTTCAGCGTCTTCTGGAGGGTCGAGAGGTCGCTCTGGGCGCTTGCCAGCTTGGTCTTCGCCTGATCGAGCGTGACCCGCGCCGTGAATTCGTTGTTGGCGAGCTTGACCGCTAGGGCCGCCGCGTCGACCGCCTGTTGATCCTGCAGCAGTGTCGGGTAGTTGGTGCTGAGCGTGGTATTCAGGCGAACCTTGGGCGGGGTCGGCGGAGTCGCGGCGCTGTAGCTGCCCGGCTTGCCGATCACGTTGGCGAGCTTCTGGCTGTTCACCACGATCTGTGCCTGAGCAGATGCGAGCGCCTGTCGGCTGCTTGCCAGGGTGTTCTGGGCGTTCTCGACATCGAGGGCCGTGCCGTTCTTGGTGCTCAGCTTGACCTGCGCCACCTGAAGGTTTTTCTCGTCCACCTGCACCTGCAACTTCTGCTGATCGATCTGCGCCTGTGTCTGATACAGCGACGTATAGGCATTGACCGCGTTCTGAACAGCCGTCAGGCGGGCCTGCGACAGGTTGGCCTGTGCCAGCGTATTGGCCTGCTGTGCAGTCAGCAGGGCGGCGGCAAGGGTCGAGGGGTCTGCCTGCACCGCCTTCAGGGTCGAAGCTGCCGATACCGCGCCTGCCTGGGCGTCGCGCACGGTTGCGCCCGCCGTCAGGGCCGACGTCACTGCCTGAGGCAGGGTCAGGGTGGTGGCTGCTGCCTGTGCCTGGGCAATGGGCAGCAGAGCCACTCCGAGCAGCGCAGACAGCAGCATGGAACGGGGACGGGTCAGCAGCGGGCGGCGCAGCGGTTCATTCATAGGAACTCCAGAGCAGACAGAGGTGAGTGTGGCCGGATGGTCGGAAAGGAGCAGAGGACCTGCGGGCATCATGGCCCCACGGGTGGCCCGGTCAGGGCGGCGAGCTGAGCAGCGCTGGTCAGGGCGCTGATCTGGGCGGTATTCAGGTCGCGCACGGCCTGTGCCAGCGCAATCTGGGCGTTCAGCACGTCGGTTTCGGTGGACAGCCCCACTTCAAAGCGCGTCTGGACGGTGGCGAGTGCTGTGGTATAGGCCGTCACCGCCGTCTGCCGGGCCTGAATGGCCTGCGCGGCGATCCGGGCGGCATTGTAGGCGTCCAGCGCATTCTGATCGACCGTCTGACCCTGAACCGTCAGCGCGGCCTGAGCCTGCTGGAGTTGCAGTTCGGCCAGTTTCAGCGTGCCGTCGGCGGCGGGGTCGAGCACGTTGAAGCTGGCAGTCAGCCCCAGCGCGAACGAGGCGCTGCCGGTGCTGGCAGTGCCGAGGCTGATGGGCTGCGTGTAGCTGGCACTCGCCACACCGCTGTTCAGGTTCAGGCTGGCGTTCAGCCCGCTGCGGCTGCTTCCGCTGCCGGGGCCGAACGACGCGCTGACCGACGTGGCAGGCAGGTCGCGGGCGCGGCGGGCGCTGTCGATGGCGACCTGGGCATCGGTCACAGACTTCTGAGCGCTCGCCAGACCGGGGCTGAAGGCGCGGGCAGCGGTCAGGGCAGCGCTCACGGCGGGCAGCGTCGCCAGTGCGCTGACGGCGGGCGTCACGTCCGGATTGAAGGTGGCGGCGCTCAGATCGCGGCCTGTCAGGCTCCCGAGCGCCCGCCGCGCCGATTCGAGTTCGGCCTGTGCCCGCAGCAGCGCGGTCTGGGCGTCCTGCACCGCTGCCTGCCCGCTCTGTACGCTCTGCGTGGTGGCGTTGCCGACAGCCTGAAAGGCCTGAAGCTGGGCAAGCTGCCGCTGCGCCAGCACCAGCGAACTCTGAGCAATCGCCAGATTGAGCTGCGCGGTCACGGCCCGGCCAAAGGCCTGCTCGACGCTGGCGGTCAGGGCGGCGGTGGTCTGCGCGAAGGTGGTGCGGGCCACCGCGTAGGCGCGGGCGGCGGCCTGGGCCGACAGATTGGCTGCCGACCAGGGCAGCACCGGCAGGCTCACGCTGGCCCCCGCACTGATGCTCAGGTCGGTGCTGCTGCTGACGGTGCCGTCTGAGGCGGTGCTGCTGCCGCTCGCCAGGCTCAGGCTGCCGTTGACGCCCGCCGTGGGGCCGAGGTTGGCCTGAGCAGCCTGCGCCTGTGCCTGGGCAGCG carries:
- the aceF gene encoding dihydrolipoyllysine-residue acetyltransferase, with the translated sequence MPTNVTLPEVGDNIEQGTVVTVLVKAGDTIAEGQAIIEIETDKAVVEVPASAAGTVAEVLVKEGDSVQVGGTILTLQDEAGETTAAAAAPASTPEAEPDVAPVATDTATAQNVAQAQQAAQKEQAAPTAPAAPAPAASSQDVTLPEVGDNVEQGTVVTVLVKAGDTITEGQAIIEIETDKAVVEVPASAAGTVAEVRVKEGDTVKVGGVILTLQGGAAPSGGPSADFQQPQSAFEAGTARDSQGAGEQPAAENPQASGTYNTQIYDQKRTFDGRDVIHAAPSVRRLARELGVDLARVRGSGPAGRISDGDVRSAVGGAAPAAAAPAQAAPAQPVVAQASAGQAAVQPQAAAPSVSEQTPASPASPVIKLPDFEKWGTVRREDMSGIRKATVRSMSNAWASVPMVTQFDKADVTRMEEVRKQFAARVEKAGGKLTMTHILMKVVAGALRKFPKFGASLDLANNQVIYKDYVNLGVAVDTPVGLLVPVLKDADRKSITEIVLELNELAGKARDRKLKPDEMAGATFTISNLGGIGGYAFTPIVNPPEVAILGVSRGGFEPVWNKDTQSFEPRNMLPLSLSYDHRLIDGADAARFVRFICETLEDPFLISL
- a CDS encoding TolC family protein; this translates as MNEPLRRPLLTRPRSMLLSALLGVALLPIAQAQAAATTLTLPQAVTSALTAGATVRDAQAGAVSAASTLKAVQADPSTLAAALLTAQQANTLAQANLSQARLTAVQNAVNAYTSLYQTQAQIDQQKLQVQVDEKNLQVAQVKLSTKNGTALDVENAQNTLASSRQALASAQAQIVVNSQKLANVIGKPGSYSAATPPTPPKVRLNTTLSTNYPTLLQDQQAVDAAALAVKLANNEFTARVTLDQAKTKLASAQSDLSTLQKTLNTTLATAQSSAEAAQASYQTAIQAEANAQATYKQDNVRYTSGTISAVQLLQSQLALKKAQYARAQALVSLWQALAALGSASGQDQTGLAAQ
- a CDS encoding TolC family protein; this translates as MSSSPPRPASWKAAAWRTAVRRTALLPALLLGPALLASASAQTAPPAAAPAPAASTAAFTLSDALAGLSASAQYRQAQLALSAAQAQAQAAQANLGPTAGVNGSLSLASGSSTASDGTVSSSTDLSISAGASVSLPVLPWSAANLSAQAAARAYAVARTTFAQTTAALTASVEQAFGRAVTAQLNLAIAQSSLVLAQRQLAQLQAFQAVGNATTQSVQSGQAAVQDAQTALLRAQAELESARRALGSLTGRDLSAATFNPDVTPAVSALATLPAVSAALTAARAFSPGLASAQKSVTDAQVAIDSARRARDLPATSVSASFGPGSGSSRSGLNASLNLNSGVASASYTQPISLGTASTGSASFALGLTASFNVLDPAADGTLKLAELQLQQAQAALTVQGQTVDQNALDAYNAARIAAQAIQARQTAVTAYTTALATVQTRFEVGLSTETDVLNAQIALAQAVRDLNTAQISALTSAAQLAALTGPPVGP